One Scomber scombrus chromosome 4, fScoSco1.1, whole genome shotgun sequence genomic region harbors:
- the nr2f1a gene encoding nuclear receptor subfamily 2 group F member 1-A, whose amino-acid sequence MAMVVSVWRDPQEDVAGGPPSGPNPAAQPAREQQQAASAAPHTPQTPSQPGPPSTPGTAGDKGSQNSGQSQQHIECVVCGDKSSGKHYGQFTCEGCKSFFKRSVRRNLTYSCRANRNCPIDQHHRNQCQYCRLKKCLKVGMRREAVQRGRMPPTQPNPGQYALTNGDPLNGHCYLSGYISLLLRAEPYPTSRYGSQCMQPNNIMGIENICELAARLLFSAVEWARNIPFFPDLQITDQVSLLRLTWSELFVLNAAQCSMPLHVAPLLAAAGLHASPMSADRVVAFMDHIRIFQEQVEKLKTLHVDSAEYSCLKAIVLFTSDACGLSDAAHIESLQEKSQCALEEYVRSQYPNQPSRFGKLLLRLPSLRTVSSSVIEQLFFVRLVGKTPIETLIRDMLLSGSSFNWPYMSIQ is encoded by the exons ATGGCAATGGTAGTTAGCGTGTGGCGAGATCCGCAGGAAGACGTGGCCGGAGGACCTCCGAGCGGCCCCAACCCAGCAGCGCAGCCGGcgagggagcagcagcaggcggCGTCAGCGGCGCCTCACACTCCACAGACCCCCAGCCAGCCGGGACCCCCGTCCACACCGGGGACCGCTGGGGACAAGGGGAGTCAAAATTCTGGACAGAGTCAGCAGCATATTGAATGTGTGGTTTGCGGAGACAAATCGAGCGGCAAACACTATGGCCAGTTCACCTGCGAGGGATGCAAAAGTTTCTTCAAGAGGAGTGTACGGAGGAACTTAACATACTCTTGTCGTGCCAATAGGAACTGTCCCATTGACCAGCACCACCGAAATCAGTGCCAATACTGCAGGCTGAAGAAATGTCTAAAAGTGGGAATGCGGCGGGAAg cGGTTCAGCGAGGACGAATGCCTCCAACTCAGCCGAACCCAGGCCAGTACGCGCTGACGAACGGGGACCCTCTGAATGGCCACTGCTATCTGTCCGGATACATCTCGTTATTGCTGCGGGCCGAGCCTTACCCGACGTCCCGGTACGGGAGCCAGTGCATGCAGCCCAACAATATCATGGGCATCGAGAACATCTGCGAGCTGGCTGCTCGTTTGCTCTTCAGCGCCGTGGAGTGGGCGAGAAACATCCCTTTCTTTCCCGACCTGCAGATCACCGACCAGGTGTCCCTTCTCAGGCTGACATGGAGCGAGTTGTTTGTGCTTAATGCGGCCCAGTGCTCCATGCCTCTGCATGTTGCCCCTCTGCTCGCAGCGGCGGGCCTCCACGCCTCCCCGATGTCCGCGGACCGCGTCGTGGCTTTCATGGATCACATCCGGATCTTCCAGGAGCAAGTGGAGAAGCTTAAGACCCTGCATGTAGACTCGGCAGAGTACAGCTGCCTCAAGGCCATCGTGCTCTTTACATCAG ACGCTTGCGGCCTCTCGGACGCTGCTCACATCGAGAGCCTACAGGAGAAATCCCAATGCGCCCTGGAGGAGTATGTGAGGAGCCAGTACCCGAACCAGCCCAGCCGTTTTGGGAAGCTCCTGCTGCGGCTGCCCTCTCTGCGTACCGTCTCCTCGTCAGTAATCGAGCAGCTGTTCTTCGTCCGCTTGGTAGGTAAAACTCCTATTGAAACCCTCATCAGGGATATGCTATTATCCGGGAGCAGCTTCAACTGGCCTTACATGTCCATCCAATGA